Sequence from the Myxococcales bacterium genome:
CCTTGGCGGCGCGGGGCGCGTCGCCGGAATCAAGCCAACCCTGGACCTCTTTGGCGCGCTCGTCGGGCTTGAGCGGCGCCGGCAGGGCGGGGTCCTTCAAGAGTTCGGCAGCGCGCGCGCGGAGCTGCGACGCGTTGTGCACGTCGGCAAACTTCGGAGCCGAGACGAGGATGCGCGTCGCGAGCTCGTAGGCTTCGCGCGCGCCTTCTCGTGGCTCACCGAGCAGGCCGTCGACGAGGGCGCCGGCCACCTTGGCCGACGAATCGACCCAGCGCGGTCCCATGGGTTCTTTCGCCAGCATCTTCGCAAGAGCGCAGCGCCGGCGGCGCGATCGCCCTTGGCGAAGTAAGCCTCGCCTTCCGCGACGGCCCGCTCGCTCGACAAGAGGAAGTCTTCAGGGATCGCCTTCGCGTAGGCGATGACCGCGTCCCATTGGCCCGAGCGCGCCGCCGCTTGCGCCGCACGAAGGCGCGCGTACGCAGCGAGACCGCAGCCGGAACTCTGCGCCTCGCTCGCCTGAACCACCGCATCGTAGGCCTTCTGCGCCGCGGGATGGTTTCCCGCGAGCGCGGCGAAGCGCCCCTCGGCGTAGGCCCAAGCGCAGCTCGCTTCGGGCGAAGGCGCTGCGCGACCGCGCGCGTCGCTCAAGAGTCGTGCGGCACCTTCGAAGTCTTTGGAGCGCTCCTTCTCGCGCAAGCCGACGAGCCGCGCGTCGTCGTTCATCGACGCGACCTCGGGCAAGGTGACGCCGGGCGCGACCTCAACGACGGCGACCGACGGCGGCGCCTCCATCGGCTTCGGGCGACGGGGCGGCGCGTGACTGAGGCCGCCGCCGCACGACGCGACCGACAGCACGACCGCTGCCAACGTGAGCCTTGCCCCCGCCATCACGGTGGGCGCCTCGCAGGTTCCACGCGCCACGCTTCCTCGGCAGCCTCTTCCTCGCGGGAGGCGGCCTTGTGGGCCTCGCGCTTCGTGAAGCGCTCTCGATCGCGAGCCACCGCCTCGGCTTCGGCCTTGCGCAGCGCAACGCGTTCGCGCGCCTCGGCTTCGCTGCCGCGTCGCGCGTCGACGAGCGTCGCGGCAGCCTCCGTGGCAGCCCGGAGGCGCGCCGCGCGCGCCTCGGCCCCGCGTTGAAAGGCGCCGCGCTGCGCGAGATCGCCAGCCTTGAGCACGCCGCTCTCGAGGGCCAACGCCTCGCGCGCTTCCACGGCGCCCGCGCCTTGCGCCGCGGCCTCTTCGGCGGCGCGGGCGGAGGCGAGCTCGTGCTCGGCCTCCTCGCGCGCGCGCACGCGCTCGGCCAATTCGCGGAGCGCTTCGTCGACGGCCTCCTCGCGAACGGTCACCAGCGGCTCGAGAGGGTAGGCGCCCATGATTGCGCGCAAATTCTAGTTCATGCCGCGCCATTCTCGAAGCGCCACGCTCGACTACTTCTTCTTCGGCGGCTTGGGCGGCGCGGGGCGCGGCGGCGCCTTCGCGACGGGCTTGGCGATCGGCGGTGTTGGCGCGGGCGTTGGCGGCGGCGTCACGGCCGACGTGAGCGGCTTGCCGTCGCATCGAAGGAGCTCGGTGCGCGTCAGGAACCGCGGGTCGTCGTGCACCGCCAGCTCTTTGGGCGACGGCGAGAGAAAATCGTCGATGGCGCCCACGACGTAGAAGCGCTGACCGCGGAGGAGTGCGTCTTTGGCGATGGCGTCGCTGCTGGCGGGGTCGGCCGTCTTGCCGTCTGTCTTGCCGTCTGTCTTGCCATCTGTCTTGCCAGACGGCTTTCCGTCGGCCTTGCCGGGCGCCTTGGCGGCAGCCTTCGGGTCCATCTTCGCGTTCGCCTTGGGGTCGGCCTTCGCGCTGGCGCCGCCTTTGGGCGGAGTCTTCTCGAGGCCGTCGCTGCCGTAGGTGTGAGTTCGGTACCGGTAGCAGCGGCCACCGGCGAGGTCGACGAGCGTCGCCGCGCCTCCGCCTTTGGAGAGCATCTCCGGCGACGGGAGCTCGCCCACCTTCGTCGCGGCGATGAACATGTCGCGCGCGGTGCCACACACGCCGATGAAGAAGGTCGTGGAGCCACGCTCACCAGCCGCCACGGAAACGGCGCGCGCGCCGACCGCCAACACCGTGGCGCCAGCGCCCTCGTTGTCGAAGAACACGCGGGCAACCGTCGGATGCTCCACCTCGAAGGGGGTGGGTCGGCCCGTGGCGAGACGCACCGCTTGGGTCTCGTCTGCTCGGTCGGAAAAGGGGATGCGGAGGAGCATCTCTTGTTTTCCGCAGGTGCCGTCGACGCGCACGCGGAGACGTCCCGGGTGGTCGACGAGGTAGGTGTCGGCGGGCAACGTGACGCGCAGCGAAGGCGCATTCTTCTTCACGCGACCCAAGACCTCTTCGTCGAAGACCACCTCGAGGCCCTCGTCGGGGATGTCGACGCCTTGCACGGTCAGGTCGAACGAGTAGGGCGACGACTTGATGGGATCGGCTTTGGCACGCGGCGCGCAAGAAGCGCCCATCACGGCCAAGGCCAGCGCCATCAAGCGAACGGTCGCCCACATGCTCGCCGCAGCCTAAATCACTGGGCCCCATCGCTGGGGTCCTATTTGGTCTGGCGCCGGTTCGCGAACGACCTCGACCTGAGCGGTCAAGGAGATAGGTGACAGTCCATGGAGATGGGTGACACTTTCGGCGGATGGATTTTCTACTCTGCGGCTATCGCTGATTCTTTCCCTATTTCTTCTGTGGCGACTGAGGGGATGAATCGCCTTTCTCTTTCGTCGTAGTGACCGAGGTCACGGGCTACGAAGCTCACCAGCCACTTCCCGTCCTCAACCTCTCGAAGTCCGACCTGCTCGTCGACGAGCGACGCCGTCAGGCTGAAGCGCCGACGCCGATCGATCGCGACAATGCCTCCCTTCCAAACGGGTCGAGTCATGTCGCAGGGGGTAACTGGGCTTCGGCACCTCGCCCTTCCAGACGCGCGGCGAAGGCTCGTACGCGCTGGCTGGGGTTCGGTCGCCAAGCGCCTCGTGGGGCCGCTGTTCGTTGAAGCACGAGCGCCAGGCGTCAAAGCGTTCCTGTTGGCCGAGCAGCGTCCGAGCCGCAGGACGTGTCGTTTCTGCTTTCAACGTGCGATGCATCCGTTCGTGGCGTCCGTTCTGCTGCGGACACCCAGGCTCGATTCGCTCGTGGAGGATCCCGAGTCGCGCGAGCCACGCTCCGAGTCGACTCAATCCAAAGAGCGCACGCGGCGAAACGAAGGGCTCGCCGTTGTCGCTTCGAATAGCTCGCGGCAGGCCTTTTTCCCTGAAGATGTGCTCGAGTGCCGCTCGCACGCCCTTGCCGGCCGTCCCGTCGAAGGCCTCGCACACGAGCACGTACCGGCTGAAAGCGTCGGTGACCGTAAACGGGTAGCAGACCGTCCCGTCTCCGAGCTCAAACTGCCCTTTGAAGTCCATGCACCACAGCTCGTTGGGGCCCTTCGCGTCCGTCAGCGGCGCGCGATAAGCCGCCACCCGCCCGCGACGACGTCGCGGCACTGTCAGCTGTTGGCGACGAAGCACGTTGGCAATCGTTGTTCGGCTCGGCAGCTCTACGCCGGGGTGCTCCGATATCAGAAGCACCCTGAGCTTCTTCGGACCCCACGTCGGATGTCGCCGCCGCGCGTCGACGATGAGGCTCACGAACTGTTCCGCCAGCGCCGTCGGCGTCTGCTTGGGCCGTTGCGACAGGTCCACGAGCCCGGCATCGCCCCCAAGCTTCGTAGCGCTCGACGTACTTGTAGCCGGTCTTCCGGCTCACGCCGTACTCCCGACTCAGCTCCGTCATTCGCTCCCCCGCGCGGTAGCGAAGCACCAGTGAATTTCGTTGTTCCAAGACACTCTTCGCTTTCCAAACCACGGCACCTTCTGCCGTTGTTCGCATGCCGGAGTGTCACCTATCTCCTTGGACTGCTCTGTTACCTATCTCCTTAGACTGTACCGGTTCGCGAACGACCTCGACCTCGACCTCGACCTCGACCTCGACCTCGACCTCGACCTCGACCCCGACCTCGACCTCGACCTCGACCTCGACCTCGACCCTCGACCCCGACCCCGACCCCCGACCCCGACCCCGACCCCGACCCCGACCCCGACCTCGACCTCGACCTCGACCTCGACCACGACCACGACCGCGACCGCGACCTCGACAACCGTGGTCGATGGGCCGGGCAAAGGCGCTTGCCATGTGTGCCTTGCAACTTGTTGCGAGGCGCTCGCAAGCGATGCGACGTGGCCCCGGCGCGGCTTCGTGAACAATCGCGGCGTTGCGCGCGCGCGCGGGCGTGGCGGCCGTGGCGCGCTCCGTGCTGACCCTTCGCCGGGAGCAGCCGAGCAATGAGGTGGCGGGGCATCGTTGGCGTCGGATTCATGGTGTCGTGCGCTGGGCACGCCGCGGAGCCTCCGGCTGGCGAGACCGCCGACTCGTCGCCTGTCGCCGAGTCCGAGAGCACGGCGGCGCGCGATGCCGCCACGGCCAGCAACGACGCGACGAGCGACATCGACGCGCGAGGCGCCGAAGCCTCGACCGCGAACGACGCCAGCACGAGCGCGCCGGACGATGCAGGCGCCGACGCCACCGGCACGGACGCC
This genomic interval carries:
- a CDS encoding transposase family protein — its product is MDLSQRPKQTPTALAEQFVSLIVDARRRHPTWGPKKLRVLLISEHPGVELPSRTTIANVLRRQQLTVPRRRRGRVAAYRAPLTDAKGPNELWCMDFKGQFELGDGTVCYPFTVTDAFSRYVLVCEAFDGTAGKGVRAALEHIFREKGLPRAIRSDNGEPFVSPRALFGLSRLGAWLARLGILHERIEPGCPQQNGRHERMHRTLKAETTRPAARTLLGQQERFDAWRSCFNEQRPHEALGDRTPASAYEPSPRVWKGEVPKPSYPLRHDSTRLEGRHCRDRSASALQPDGVARRRAGRTSRG